The Elusimicrobiota bacterium genome window below encodes:
- a CDS encoding response regulator, translated as MKKRIAVVEDNEDNRMIIKAMLGDFYDIQEYATGFEAVEGIPANVPDLLLVDISLPDIDGVEVLKRLRQRHELRGVPAIAITAYAIVGDRQRYEAEGFDGYIAKPIYDEEVLLGIMDQWMSKSAS; from the coding sequence ATGAAAAAAAGAATCGCGGTCGTCGAAGACAACGAAGACAATCGCATGATCATCAAAGCCATGCTGGGCGATTTCTATGATATCCAAGAGTACGCCACCGGCTTCGAGGCGGTCGAAGGCATCCCCGCCAACGTGCCCGACCTTCTGTTGGTGGATATCTCGCTGCCGGATATCGACGGGGTCGAAGTGTTGAAACGCCTCAGGCAGCGCCATGAGCTTCGCGGCGTGCCCGCCATTGCCATCACCGCCTACGCCATCGTCGGCGACCGTCAGCGTTATGAGGCCGAAGGTTTCGACGGTTACATCGCCAAGCCCATCTACGATGAAGAAGTTCTCCTGGGCATCATGGATCAATGGATGAGCAAAAGCGCCTCATAA
- a CDS encoding NAD+ synthase gives MRIALAQLNFLVGDVAGNAAKIERAIVEAQNRGAAVVLAPELSLLGYPPKDILLNGALIAAQQKALKTLARSCRSTAALIGWAAPRQGHGKGLFNCASLLYRGKILASHHKTLLPYYDVFDEGRYFEPGEQITICRFQGRRLALSVCEDIWNDKNYWEKRNYAEDPLVKLKSAKPDLLLNISASPYWIGKPKERLGMMAAISKRYRVPLAYANAVGGNDELIFDGSSMVLNAQGKLLVQGPPFKEGVIYADLSGDRRPGPDRPMPEDREAYEALVLGTRDYVLKCGFKQIVLGLSGGIDSSLVAAIAADAVGPKNVLGISLPSRYSSGHSKEDAESLARNFGIGFKTISIEPVFQAYLNIFGELFSGLAPNIAEENIQARIRGALLMAVSNKSGHLVLATGNKSELAMGYCTLYGDLMGGLAPISDLPKMMVYRLARYRNTLGAVIPERVFTKAPSAELKPDQTDQDTLPPYELLDAILEDYIVNETSFKRLKAKYPPATALKVLNTVDRNEFKRRQAPPGLKITQKAFGVGRRMPIACRIEHE, from the coding sequence ATGCGTATTGCGCTGGCTCAACTCAATTTCCTGGTCGGCGATGTGGCCGGAAATGCGGCCAAAATCGAGCGCGCCATCGTTGAGGCTCAAAACCGCGGCGCCGCCGTTGTCCTGGCGCCGGAATTGTCGCTATTAGGCTATCCGCCCAAAGATATTCTCTTAAACGGGGCTTTGATCGCGGCCCAACAAAAAGCGCTCAAAACCCTGGCTCGTTCATGCCGCAGCACAGCGGCCCTCATCGGCTGGGCCGCGCCGCGCCAAGGGCACGGCAAGGGGCTGTTCAACTGCGCAAGCCTCCTTTACCGAGGAAAAATCCTGGCTAGCCATCATAAAACGCTTCTGCCCTATTACGATGTCTTTGACGAAGGCCGGTATTTCGAGCCCGGTGAACAAATCACGATTTGCCGTTTTCAGGGCCGGCGCCTGGCTCTGTCGGTCTGCGAAGATATTTGGAACGACAAAAACTACTGGGAAAAAAGAAACTACGCCGAGGATCCTCTAGTCAAGCTCAAGAGCGCCAAGCCCGACCTTCTGCTCAATATTTCCGCCTCGCCTTACTGGATCGGAAAACCCAAGGAGCGCTTGGGCATGATGGCCGCCATCAGCAAGCGCTATCGGGTCCCCCTCGCCTACGCCAATGCCGTCGGCGGCAACGATGAGCTGATTTTTGACGGATCAAGCATGGTTCTCAACGCTCAAGGCAAGCTGTTGGTTCAAGGGCCGCCGTTTAAAGAAGGCGTAATTTATGCCGATCTCAGCGGCGACCGGCGGCCGGGGCCGGATCGCCCCATGCCGGAGGATCGGGAGGCTTATGAAGCCTTGGTTTTAGGAACCCGGGATTATGTTCTCAAATGCGGCTTCAAGCAAATCGTCTTGGGCCTATCGGGCGGCATCGATTCTTCGCTGGTTGCAGCCATCGCCGCGGACGCCGTCGGGCCGAAAAACGTGCTGGGCATTTCTTTGCCGAGCCGTTATTCATCAGGGCACAGCAAAGAAGACGCCGAATCCCTGGCCCGCAATTTCGGCATCGGGTTTAAAACAATTTCCATCGAGCCCGTTTTTCAAGCATACCTGAATATCTTCGGCGAGCTGTTTTCCGGGCTTGCGCCGAATATCGCCGAGGAAAATATTCAAGCGCGCATCCGGGGAGCCTTGCTCATGGCTGTTTCCAATAAATCGGGCCATCTGGTTTTGGCGACCGGGAACAAATCCGAGCTGGCCATGGGTTATTGCACCCTTTATGGGGATTTGATGGGAGGCCTGGCCCCGATTTCGGATTTGCCTAAAATGATGGTTTATCGCCTGGCGCGATATCGCAATACGCTCGGCGCCGTGATTCCGGAACGCGTGTTCACCAAGGCCCCGTCCGCTGAGCTCAAACCCGATCAAACAGACCAGGATACGTTGCCCCCCTACGAGCTTCTGGACGCGATTTTGGAAGACTATATCGTTAATGAAACCAGCTTCAAACGCCTTAAAGCCAAGTACCCGCCGGCTACGGCACTGAAGGTTTTAAACACAGTGGATAGGAATGAATTTAAAAGGCGCCAGGCGCCGCCGGGCTTAAAAATTACGCAAAAAGCCTTCGGCGTCGGCCGAAGAATGCCGATTGCCTGCCGCATCGAGCATGAATAA